CTCAGTTCGGTCAACGGACAGATTGTTCGCCTTGCAGATATTGCAACGGTGACAGACGATCTTAAAGAAAAAGACGAAATAGCACGTACAAATGGTACAAGGGCCGTAGCTCTTTTCGTTCAGAAACAATCTGGAGCAAATACGCTTCAGGTTTATAAAGCTGTTTCCGAAGCAATGGCTTCAATACAAAAAAATCTTCCCAATGATGTTCAGGTAAAAGAAATCATTAACAGTGCTGAAGTTATTAATAAATCGCTGGGAAATCTTTCGGAAACACTCTGGTATGCCGCCTTTTTTGTGATTCTTGTTGTTATAGCATTCCTCAGGGAGTGGCGAAGCAGTCTGATTGTCATTGTAACCATTCCTTTTTCGCTGATCGTGGCTTTTATCATGATGTACGCCCTGGGATATACCATCAACATCTTTTCCATGATGGCACTGGTTATTGCCATAGGAATGGTGGTTGACGATGCCATCGTGGTAATTGAAAACATTTCACGGCATATTGAAAAAGGATCCAGGCCGCGTGAAGCTGCCATATTCGCCACCATGGAAATGGGAAGAGCCATTGTTGCTTCCACACTTACTATTGTGGCTGTCTTCATTCCTATGTTTTTCATCGGTGGAATTGTCGGTATTATGTTTAAACAGCTTGCCGTAATTACCACAGTCACCATGCTCGCGTCGCTTGTTACTGCTCTTTCGTTAACACCCATGCTGGCCTCGGTGCTGTTAAAGCCTGTGAGGTTAAAAAAAGAAACTCCTTTCTACAAAGCAAGTGAAAGGTTCCTGCAGCGCTTTGAAAACGGCTATCATCGGTCACTCCGGTGGGCAATCCATAACCGCTATCTTCTGATTGTGATTGTGCTGATAATATCAGCCATAACCATCTGGCAGGCTACACTTCTCGGCACCGACTACATTCCTGAATTTGACGCCGGAGATGTTGTGGCCGTTATTGAAACGGAACCGGGCACCTCAGCTGAAGAAACAGAAAGGATAGCCATGAAAGTGGAAGAAATTTTCCGGAGAGAAATACCCGAGCAGGTTTCGTCCTATACCATTGCAGGACAAACAGAAAAGGGGATTCTTACAACGATAAGCTTTGCTGAAGGAAAGAATGTCGCCACCATCGGGGCCCACCTGGTTCTGCCCGAAAACCGCCGGCGGAGTGCAGCCGAAATCGCTGAAGCGGTGAGAAAACAAATTGCTCAGATTCCAGAAATTGAAAAATTCCATGTGACCGGCGGAAGTATGCTTTCATCAGCTCTTCTGGGAAACGTTAAACCAATAGAAATCAAAATAACCGGTAACAATATTCCGGTTATGACAGCAACAGCAGAAAAAATCAGAGAGGCAATGAACAGCGATCCGATATTCTCAGGGGTTGAATCTTCAGCCGATCAGGGGACTCTGGAGTTACAAATTCATATTGACCAGGACAGGGCTTCCGAACTGGGACTTAACACAGCACTGATTTCTCTTCAGGTACGTCAGGCACTTTATGGAGCCGACGCCGGTGAGCTGCAGGAAGAGGGCGACGATTACAACCTTGTGGTAAGATATAAAAAGGAAAATCGCCGACAGGCCGATGATTTGAAAAATATCATGATCAGTACCCTTACCGGCAAAATGGTTCCCCTGTCGTATGTAGCTGAAATTTCCCAGGAAAAAGGTCTTACGGAAATCCGCAGGGAAAGCCAGCAGAGGATTGTAAAAGTAATGGCCTCTGTAAACGGCGTTTCCCTGAGTGAAGCTGCAGATCATGCACGCAAAATTGTCAGCCAAACCGATATTCCTGAAAATGTTTCCGTGGAAGTTGCCGGGCAGGTTTCTGACCAAAAAGAATCCTTCAATAACCTCTGGCTGATATTTGTTCTGGGAACTCTTATGGTATATATGATTATGGCTTCCCAGTTCGAATCGATGAAAGACCCCTTTATTATACTCTTTGCCATTCCCTTTGGATTAATAGGCATTGTATGGGCTTTCAGAATAACCGGCCTTACCCTCAGTGTGGTGACATTTATCGGAATGATCATGTTGCTCGGAATTGTTGTCCGAAACGGTATCATTCTGGTTGACTATACCAACCTTCTCCTGCAGCGGGATCTTCCTCTGGAGGAAGCAGTCACCCAGGCAGGACAATCCAGGCTCAGACCTGTTCTCATGACTTCGCTCGTAGCTATTCTTGGAATGATCCCAATGGCAGTTAGTTCCGGGATGGGTTCTGAAATGTGGTCACCCCTTGGAATTA
This portion of the Bacteroidales bacterium genome encodes:
- a CDS encoding efflux RND transporter permease subunit yields the protein LSSVNGQIVRLADIATVTDDLKEKDEIARTNGTRAVALFVQKQSGANTLQVYKAVSEAMASIQKNLPNDVQVKEIINSAEVINKSLGNLSETLWYAAFFVILVVIAFLREWRSSLIVIVTIPFSLIVAFIMMYALGYTINIFSMMALVIAIGMVVDDAIVVIENISRHIEKGSRPREAAIFATMEMGRAIVASTLTIVAVFIPMFFIGGIVGIMFKQLAVITTVTMLASLVTALSLTPMLASVLLKPVRLKKETPFYKASERFLQRFENGYHRSLRWAIHNRYLLIVIVLIISAITIWQATLLGTDYIPEFDAGDVVAVIETEPGTSAEETERIAMKVEEIFRREIPEQVSSYTIAGQTEKGILTTISFAEGKNVATIGAHLVLPENRRRSAAEIAEAVRKQIAQIPEIEKFHVTGGSMLSSALLGNVKPIEIKITGNNIPVMTATAEKIREAMNSDPIFSGVESSADQGTLELQIHIDQDRASELGLNTALISLQVRQALYGADAGELQEEGDDYNLVVRYKKENRRQADDLKNIMISTLTGKMVPLSYVAEISQEKGLTEIRRESQQRIVKVMASVNGVSLSEAADHARKIVSQTDIPENVSVEVAGQVSDQKESFNNLWLIFVLGTLMVYMIMASQFESMKDPFIILFAIPFGLIGIVWAFRITGLTLSVVTFIGMIMLLGIVVRNGIILVDYTNLLLQRDLPLEEAVTQAGQSRLRPVLMTSLVAILGMIPMAVSSGMGSEMWSPLGITLIGGLTVSLLITLILVPVIYYMLHVRRQEYAK